CTTCATCTTGTAAAACTCCTTTGTGCTTAAGTATCTCTTCTATCTTCAAAAACGCAGAACTTATTGTATCATTTACTACAACATAGTCAAAATGTTTCTTTTGTGAAAATTCTTTTTTTGCTGTTTGCATTCTAAGTTGGATGCTTTCTTCTGTTTCCGAACCTCTAAACTTGAGCCTATTGATTAAATCATCTGTAGATGGGGCGTCCAAAAAAACGCTAATATAATTACTCCCTACATCCTTGATTCTTTGCATTAGACGCAAAGCACCTTTAACATCTACCTCAAACAATAGATTTGTGTGTTCAATAGTTTCTATGTTTATTGCATGCGTGCCATAATAATTATCATGAACTTTTTCCCATTCGA
The DNA window shown above is from Candidatus Margulisiibacteriota bacterium and carries:
- the gmk gene encoding guanylate kinase, whose translation is MKKHYAIIISGPSGVGKGTIIRMIKEKHQIPVSVSHTTRKFREGEKEGIDYFFVTKDKFFELVDAGNFIEWEKVHDNYYGTHAINIETIEHTNLLFEVDVKGALRLMQRIKDVGSNYISVFLDAPSTDDLINRLKFRGSETEESIQLRMQTAKKEFSQKKHFDYVVVNDTISSAFLKIEEILKHKGVLQDEA